The following are encoded in a window of Pseudalgibacter alginicilyticus genomic DNA:
- a CDS encoding TrmH family RNA methyltransferase, which yields MIDIKLLEHLETYLTENRKARFDAVLPQRTKHFTVATEDVYQLHNTSAVMRSCDVFGIQEVHIIEEQNSKDIDREIAMGAQKWVDLKRYHTVKDCISHLKQNEYQIVATTPHINDCELYDYDVTKKACFFFGRETEGLSDEVLNTADCFLKIPMVGFTESLNISVSAAIILQHVTTKLKQTSINWQLTEAEQQEKRLDWIKKTIKSYDDIVERFYANRTYKI from the coding sequence ATGATTGATATTAAACTTCTTGAACATTTAGAAACTTATCTAACAGAAAACCGAAAAGCTCGTTTTGATGCTGTATTACCACAGCGAACCAAACATTTTACCGTTGCAACGGAAGATGTTTATCAATTACACAATACAAGTGCAGTAATGCGAAGTTGCGATGTTTTTGGTATTCAAGAAGTGCATATTATTGAAGAGCAAAATTCTAAAGATATTGATAGAGAAATTGCTATGGGAGCTCAAAAGTGGGTGGATTTAAAACGTTACCATACTGTTAAAGATTGTATCAGTCATTTAAAGCAAAACGAGTATCAAATTGTTGCAACAACCCCGCATATTAATGATTGTGAATTATATGATTATGATGTAACAAAAAAAGCGTGTTTTTTCTTTGGAAGGGAAACAGAAGGCTTATCGGATGAAGTATTAAATACTGCTGATTGTTTTTTAAAAATACCTATGGTAGGTTTTACAGAGAGTTTGAACATATCGGTGTCTGCGGCTATTATTTTGCAGCATGTAACAACCAAATTAAAACAAACATCAATTAATTGGCAGCTTACAGAGGCAGAGCAACAAGAAAAACGTTTGGATTGGATAAAAAAAACTATTAAAAGTTATGATGATATTGTAGAGCGTTTTTATGCTAACAGAACTTATAAAATTTAA
- a CDS encoding carboxypeptidase-like regulatory domain-containing protein encodes MKNYLFLFLCLIATTFVFAQDVATIKGTVINAADDTPLESVNIVNLNQVIGTATNKDGEFEIYAKPNDTLHFSYLGYKSIKVRVTNDWIKFRSSKIALTELALALEEVVVNQLNLTGYLEVDIKQVPAINNNYRYSISGLQDTGYEADSPGNFTKIVSSIFNPADFLHRMFGKRPNELQKLKKMKQDDEIRNLLASRFDREMLTVLLNVNRVDLDEIVSQCNYSKGFIQTANDLQILDAISECYEEYKLLSRGRTNRL; translated from the coding sequence ATGAAAAATTATTTATTTCTTTTTTTATGCCTTATTGCAACTACTTTTGTATTTGCTCAAGATGTAGCTACAATAAAAGGAACGGTAATTAATGCTGCTGATGATACTCCATTAGAATCTGTAAATATTGTTAATCTTAACCAAGTTATTGGTACAGCTACCAATAAAGATGGTGAATTTGAAATTTACGCAAAACCTAATGACACCTTACATTTTTCATATTTAGGTTATAAATCTATTAAAGTAAGGGTTACTAATGATTGGATAAAATTTAGAAGTTCAAAAATAGCATTAACAGAATTGGCTTTAGCACTTGAAGAAGTGGTTGTTAACCAACTGAATCTTACTGGTTATTTGGAAGTAGACATTAAACAGGTTCCTGCTATCAACAATAACTATCGCTATAGTATTTCTGGACTTCAAGACACTGGTTATGAAGCAGATTCTCCGGGAAACTTCACTAAAATAGTTAGTTCTATATTTAATCCTGCAGATTTTTTACATCGCATGTTTGGCAAAAGACCAAACGAATTGCAAAAGCTAAAAAAGATGAAACAGGATGACGAAATAAGAAACCTACTTGCGTCTCGTTTTGACCGTGAAATGCTAACGGTTTTATTAAATGTAAATCGAGTAGATTTAGATGAAATTGTAAGCCAATGCAACTATTCCAAAGGTTTTATACAAACTGCTAACGATTTACAAATTCTTGATGCTATTAGCGAATGCTACGAAGAATACAAGCTACTTAGCCGTGGTAGGACTAATAGACTTTAA